A genomic region of Kribbella sp. NBC_00382 contains the following coding sequences:
- a CDS encoding acyl-CoA dehydrogenase family protein produces MSTDPIDFYLLEALLDDEDRQLLHAVRDFGDKQVAPIINEHWSRATFPFELLPAIRALGIAGTPYQGYGCPGRSFLMDGLIAMELATADPSIATFCGVHGGLAMGSIYLCGSEEQKQRWLPRMATLELIGAFGLTEPGVGSGASGGLQTTARRDGDSWVLNGEKKWIGNATFADLTVIWARDEADGQVKGFVVEKETPGFSTSKIEDKMALRVVQNAHITLTDARVPEENRLANANTFRDTAKVLLMTRAGVAWMAVGCARGAYRQALDYAGQRQQFGQPIASFQLVQDLLVKMLANTTASATLCTRLSQLQDAGLAYDEHASLAKMFCTVRMRETVGYARELLGGNGILLEHNVGRFVADAEAIYSYEGTREMNTLIVGRAITGQSAFV; encoded by the coding sequence ATGAGCACCGACCCGATCGACTTCTACCTGCTGGAGGCCCTGCTCGACGACGAGGATCGGCAGCTGCTGCACGCAGTACGGGACTTCGGCGACAAGCAGGTCGCGCCGATCATCAACGAGCACTGGTCGCGGGCGACGTTCCCGTTCGAGCTGCTGCCCGCGATCCGCGCGCTCGGCATCGCCGGTACGCCGTACCAGGGCTACGGCTGCCCAGGACGCAGCTTCCTGATGGACGGGCTGATCGCGATGGAGCTGGCCACCGCCGATCCGTCGATTGCGACCTTCTGCGGCGTCCACGGCGGCCTCGCGATGGGGTCGATCTACCTGTGTGGATCCGAGGAGCAGAAGCAACGGTGGCTACCGCGGATGGCGACCCTGGAGCTGATCGGCGCCTTCGGGCTGACCGAGCCGGGCGTCGGGTCCGGCGCGTCGGGCGGGCTGCAGACGACCGCGCGGCGCGACGGCGACAGCTGGGTGCTGAACGGCGAGAAGAAGTGGATCGGCAACGCGACCTTCGCCGACCTGACGGTGATCTGGGCCCGGGACGAGGCCGACGGTCAGGTCAAGGGCTTCGTGGTCGAGAAGGAGACGCCGGGCTTCAGCACCAGCAAGATCGAGGACAAGATGGCCTTGCGGGTGGTCCAGAACGCGCACATCACCCTCACCGACGCCCGCGTGCCGGAAGAGAACCGGCTGGCCAACGCCAACACCTTCCGGGACACCGCCAAGGTGCTGCTGATGACCCGGGCCGGCGTCGCCTGGATGGCCGTCGGGTGTGCCCGCGGCGCGTACCGTCAAGCCCTGGACTATGCGGGCCAGAGGCAACAGTTCGGGCAGCCGATCGCGTCGTTCCAGCTCGTCCAGGATCTACTCGTCAAGATGCTGGCCAACACAACGGCCTCCGCCACCCTGTGCACGCGGCTGTCCCAGCTCCAGGACGCCGGCCTCGCGTACGACGAACACGCCTCGCTCGCCAAGATGTTCTGCACCGTCCGGATGCGCGAAACCGTCGGCTACGCCCGTGAACTCCTGGGCGGCAACGGCATCCTGCTCGAACACAACGTCGGCCGGTTCGTCGCCGACGCCGAGGCGATCTACTCCTACGAAGGCACCCGGGAGATGAACACCCTGATCGTCGGCCGCGCGATCACCGGCCAGTCGGCCTTCGTCTAG
- a CDS encoding X2-like carbohydrate binding domain-containing protein yields the protein MSRFLRNKTRRGILAGVLVAAVVPIGLTASAAQGPGGAKPAPSAADAKTKTTTSTTAGSISMPANVITAASPSLGPAGAQAAKPYMGWSSYSMQVYSNDGSNWINEAQLTAQSDAMHKKLQPYGYNRINIDAAWNSGTDAYGRPVPSAKLYPHGLPALIKHIHDNGQKVGIYSIPGISKAVLDANYPVYGAPECRTGNLAKQPLQQGDYWGFGYRVDMANPCAQKYIDSIVDLMASWGVDLLKFDSVTPGSGKNDLSLDAREEVKGWSQALARHKMWLELSWALDINYADYWKSVANGWRVEWDVECYCPGEALTAWPNINRLFPKAADWWRHAGPGGWNDFDSLNVGNGTMDGMTKDERRTAATLWAVSAAPFYIGNDMTKLDSYGLELLTNPEVIAVNQAGRPAQPVSTKTNKQVWYSLNADSSYTVALFNLGTTEANMTANFADLGLDGSATVRDLWARRDLGQYNGSYTAAVVPPHGVRLFKVTPAKKAAIRVNDDDLRVAYDGVWTRNNNNEVPAVSEPLTVDVTDTGTQTPPVAGNGGTRTVELNNDNSGIVYTGSWSRSTGRGLGDYQDDVQYTEANGDAFSYSFVGNGVDYITEKDPSQGEVEIYVDGALKATVDTHADTRSTQQTVFSISDLPNGSHTIRGVKKSGQFMLVDKLVIRQESLLNPGTASFDKQAQADVSTEIARDPGELLSVANGTKVLVKGTDYTVAGKVVTIKKAYLAAQPVGSTKLDFSFKGDYRDDVHAATADGAAFEFAFKGVSVDWVTALAPDQGNADVFIDGKLVTRVNLHGDARLTQQQVFSKAGLTNGNHTLRIVKVSGDVLRNDMLRYTLAK from the coding sequence ATGTCCAGGTTCCTTCGTAACAAGACGAGGCGAGGCATCCTCGCGGGGGTTCTCGTCGCCGCCGTCGTCCCGATCGGGTTGACCGCCTCCGCCGCTCAAGGGCCGGGCGGAGCCAAGCCCGCGCCGAGTGCCGCGGACGCCAAGACCAAGACCACCACCAGTACTACGGCCGGCAGCATCTCGATGCCGGCGAACGTCATCACCGCGGCGAGCCCGTCACTCGGGCCCGCGGGAGCGCAAGCGGCCAAGCCCTACATGGGCTGGAGCAGCTACAGCATGCAGGTGTACTCCAACGACGGCAGCAACTGGATCAACGAGGCCCAGCTCACCGCCCAGTCGGACGCGATGCACAAGAAGCTGCAGCCGTACGGATACAACCGGATCAACATCGACGCGGCCTGGAACAGCGGCACCGACGCGTACGGCCGGCCCGTACCGAGCGCCAAGCTGTACCCGCACGGCCTGCCGGCGCTGATCAAGCACATCCACGACAACGGCCAGAAGGTCGGCATCTACAGCATCCCCGGGATCTCGAAGGCGGTGCTGGACGCCAACTATCCCGTCTACGGCGCCCCCGAGTGCCGGACCGGCAACCTGGCCAAGCAGCCGCTGCAGCAGGGCGACTACTGGGGCTTCGGCTACCGCGTCGACATGGCCAACCCGTGCGCGCAGAAGTACATCGACTCGATCGTCGACCTGATGGCCTCGTGGGGCGTCGACCTGCTGAAGTTCGACAGCGTCACCCCGGGCTCGGGCAAGAACGACCTGTCCCTCGACGCTCGCGAAGAGGTCAAGGGCTGGTCGCAGGCGCTGGCCCGGCACAAGATGTGGCTGGAGCTGTCCTGGGCGCTCGACATCAACTACGCCGACTACTGGAAGTCGGTCGCGAACGGCTGGCGGGTCGAGTGGGACGTCGAGTGCTACTGCCCTGGTGAGGCACTCACGGCCTGGCCGAACATCAACCGGCTGTTCCCGAAGGCCGCCGACTGGTGGCGGCACGCTGGCCCTGGTGGCTGGAACGACTTCGACTCGCTGAATGTCGGCAACGGCACGATGGACGGGATGACCAAGGACGAGCGCCGTACCGCGGCCACGCTGTGGGCCGTCTCGGCGGCACCGTTCTACATCGGCAACGACATGACCAAGCTGGACTCGTACGGGCTCGAGCTGCTCACGAACCCCGAGGTCATCGCGGTCAACCAGGCCGGACGTCCGGCGCAGCCCGTGTCGACCAAGACGAACAAGCAGGTCTGGTACTCGCTCAACGCCGACAGCTCGTACACGGTCGCGCTGTTCAACCTCGGTACCACCGAGGCCAACATGACGGCGAACTTCGCGGACCTCGGTCTGGACGGCTCGGCGACGGTCCGCGACCTGTGGGCGCGCCGCGATCTGGGTCAGTACAACGGCAGCTACACCGCGGCAGTCGTACCCCCGCACGGCGTTCGGCTGTTCAAGGTCACGCCGGCGAAGAAGGCCGCGATCCGGGTCAACGACGACGACCTGCGCGTCGCGTACGACGGTGTCTGGACGCGGAACAACAACAACGAGGTACCGGCCGTATCTGAGCCGCTGACGGTCGACGTGACGGACACCGGCACCCAGACCCCGCCGGTCGCGGGCAACGGTGGCACCCGGACCGTCGAGTTGAACAACGACAACTCGGGCATCGTCTACACGGGTTCGTGGAGCCGTAGTACCGGGCGTGGACTGGGTGACTACCAGGACGACGTCCAGTACACCGAGGCCAACGGCGACGCGTTCTCGTACAGCTTCGTCGGCAACGGCGTCGACTACATCACCGAGAAGGATCCGTCCCAAGGTGAGGTCGAGATCTACGTCGACGGCGCACTGAAGGCGACCGTGGACACCCACGCCGACACGCGATCGACGCAGCAGACGGTGTTCAGCATCTCGGATCTGCCGAACGGCAGCCACACGATCCGCGGCGTGAAGAAGTCGGGCCAGTTCATGCTCGTCGACAAGCTGGTGATCCGGCAGGAGAGCCTGCTGAACCCCGGTACGGCGTCCTTCGACAAGCAGGCCCAGGCCGACGTCAGCACCGAGATCGCCCGCGATCCCGGCGAGCTGCTTTCGGTTGCCAACGGCACCAAGGTGCTGGTCAAGGGCACCGACTACACCGTCGCGGGCAAGGTCGTGACGATCAAGAAGGCGTACCTCGCGGCCCAGCCGGTCGGCAGTACGAAGCTGGACTTCAGCTTCAAGGGTGACTACCGCGACGACGTGCACGCGGCCACCGCCGACGGCGCGGCCTTCGAGTTCGCCTTCAAGGGCGTCAGCGTCGACTGGGTCACCGCGCTGGCTCCGGACCAGGGCAACGCCGACGTCTTCATCGACGGCAAGCTCGTCACCCGGGTCAACCTGCACGGCGATGCCCGGCTCACCCAGCAGCAGGTGTTCAGCAAGGCCGGCCTGACGAACGGCAACCACACCCTTCGCATCGTGAAGGTGTCCGGCGACGTACTGCGGAACGACATGCTCCGCTACACCCTCGCCAAGTAA
- a CDS encoding lipoate--protein ligase family protein: MRLISGALAGGDEAMELAVAHAMVRRASTGDLTEALRIYRPTAPVVVFGRRDTRLPGFDAAVRSARAAGFEPLVRAVGGRPVAYTPEALVIDHVKHEPLAPDGLESRFQYFGDLYADILRDSGIDARVGAVPGEYCPGAHSVNARGVVKLVGTGQRVVRNAWLFSALVILGADTQLRPLLSDIYRHLDLPFDASSVGSLKSELPNFDPDTFEQKVTTAYGVQEEPAQLDDATIELAATLSADHRA; encoded by the coding sequence GTGCGGCTCATCTCGGGTGCGTTGGCAGGTGGCGACGAGGCGATGGAGTTGGCTGTTGCTCATGCGATGGTCCGGCGAGCATCCACCGGTGACCTGACCGAGGCGCTGCGGATCTACCGCCCGACAGCCCCCGTCGTGGTGTTCGGCCGCCGGGATACGCGCCTCCCCGGCTTCGATGCGGCGGTCCGATCCGCCCGCGCAGCCGGGTTCGAACCGTTGGTACGGGCCGTCGGCGGCCGCCCGGTCGCGTACACCCCGGAAGCTCTCGTGATCGACCACGTCAAGCACGAGCCGCTCGCACCGGACGGCCTGGAGAGCAGATTCCAGTACTTCGGTGACCTGTACGCCGACATCCTCCGCGACTCCGGCATCGACGCCCGCGTCGGCGCGGTACCCGGGGAGTACTGCCCAGGCGCCCACAGCGTCAACGCCCGCGGCGTCGTCAAGCTCGTCGGCACCGGCCAACGCGTAGTCCGCAACGCCTGGCTCTTCAGCGCCCTGGTCATCCTCGGCGCCGACACCCAACTCCGCCCACTCCTCAGCGACATCTACCGCCACCTCGACCTCCCGTTCGACGCGTCCTCGGTCGGCTCGCTGAAATCAGAGCTACCCAACTTCGACCCGGACACCTTCGAGCAAAAGGTCACCACCGCGTACGGAGTACAGGAAGAACCAGCTCAACTCGACGACGCGACCATCGAGCTGGCCGCGACGCTGTCCGCCGACCACCGGGCGTAG
- a CDS encoding alpha/beta fold hydrolase: protein MTTYRDRYPLSTREIDGVTVRIISPPPGVEPASGLPWVWRAEFLGAFDDADVAMLDAGWHLVYVEVPDRYGDPVAMAAWWSAYRFLVDELGFDPRPGLIALSRGGLYAISWAAAHPDCVSAIYLDNAVCDLRSWPGGLGDARPAPTEWQQMLKVYALDPADLDGVAAISPISKLALIAAARIPLLVAYGDADRAVPANENSVPLLANYTGPSQVVVRPGADHHPHGIDPATVRTFFISHKQQRH, encoded by the coding sequence GTGACGACCTATCGGGACCGGTATCCACTGTCAACGCGCGAGATCGACGGCGTCACCGTCCGGATCATCAGTCCGCCGCCTGGTGTCGAGCCGGCGTCCGGACTGCCCTGGGTGTGGCGGGCGGAGTTCCTTGGCGCTTTCGACGATGCCGACGTGGCGATGCTCGATGCGGGCTGGCATCTGGTTTATGTCGAGGTTCCCGATCGGTACGGCGATCCCGTTGCGATGGCCGCTTGGTGGTCGGCGTACCGGTTCCTGGTCGACGAGCTCGGCTTCGACCCGCGACCCGGCCTGATCGCGCTCAGCCGAGGCGGCCTCTATGCGATCTCCTGGGCAGCAGCCCATCCCGACTGCGTCAGCGCCATCTACCTCGACAACGCGGTCTGCGATCTCCGCAGCTGGCCCGGAGGCCTGGGCGACGCGCGCCCGGCCCCCACCGAGTGGCAACAAATGCTGAAGGTCTACGCGCTCGACCCGGCCGACCTCGACGGTGTCGCCGCGATCAGCCCGATCAGCAAACTCGCCCTGATCGCCGCCGCCCGCATCCCGCTCCTGGTCGCCTACGGAGACGCCGACCGTGCCGTACCGGCCAACGAAAACTCTGTCCCCCTCCTGGCGAACTACACCGGCCCGTCGCAGGTAGTCGTGCGTCCCGGCGCCGACCACCACCCCCACGGGATCGACCCGGCCACAGTCCGGACCTTCTTCATTTCCCACAAACAGCAACGCCATTAG
- a CDS encoding methyltransferase, whose product METRGGLESMITGYRLSAALSVAAELGLSDELAKTPRTVAELATTAGVDEETLERLVQALVAIGVYAEKDGAVSNTELGEMLRSDVPGTLRPLARTLQDPALWAAWGHLGHSVRTGENAFEALHGVDVWTHRQHQPEHNEIFNDNMTALSWKIAAAVAATYDFAGVRTVVDVGGGKGIVLDAVLSANDQLVGTVFDQEHVVATEPVSPAVTSRWSAAVGDFFKEVPPADVYLLKSILHDWPDDRCVDILRVCARSLNPGGAVLVIETILDRPGQEAQAAFSDINMLVMPGGRERTADQYAELFTAAGLRQTRVIDTPSRMSIVEAR is encoded by the coding sequence ATGGAAACCAGGGGTGGGCTCGAATCGATGATCACCGGCTACCGGCTCTCCGCGGCGCTCAGCGTCGCGGCAGAGCTCGGGCTGTCGGACGAACTGGCGAAGACGCCGCGGACCGTCGCCGAATTGGCGACCACGGCGGGGGTGGACGAGGAGACCTTGGAGCGGCTGGTGCAGGCGCTCGTCGCGATCGGCGTCTACGCGGAGAAGGACGGCGCCGTCAGCAACACGGAGCTCGGCGAGATGCTGCGATCGGACGTCCCCGGTACCCTCCGGCCGCTCGCGCGGACGCTGCAGGATCCCGCGCTCTGGGCGGCCTGGGGGCATCTCGGGCACAGCGTCCGTACCGGTGAGAACGCCTTCGAGGCCTTGCACGGCGTCGACGTCTGGACGCATCGGCAGCACCAGCCGGAGCACAACGAGATCTTCAACGACAACATGACCGCGCTCAGCTGGAAGATCGCGGCGGCGGTCGCGGCGACCTACGACTTCGCCGGCGTCCGTACGGTGGTCGACGTCGGCGGCGGCAAGGGCATCGTGCTGGACGCAGTACTCAGTGCCAACGACCAGCTGGTCGGCACGGTCTTCGACCAGGAACACGTCGTCGCCACCGAGCCGGTGTCGCCTGCCGTCACCTCGAGGTGGTCGGCAGCCGTCGGCGACTTCTTCAAAGAAGTGCCACCCGCTGACGTCTACCTGCTCAAGTCGATCCTGCACGACTGGCCGGACGACCGCTGCGTCGACATCCTCCGCGTCTGCGCCCGCTCCCTCAACCCGGGCGGCGCGGTCCTGGTGATCGAAACGATCCTCGACCGCCCCGGCCAAGAGGCCCAGGCGGCCTTCTCCGACATCAACATGCTGGTCATGCCCGGCGGCCGGGAACGCACCGCGGACCAGTACGCGGAACTCTTCACCGCCGCCGGCCTGCGGCAGACCCGCGTCATCGACACCCCCAGCCGGATGTCGATCGTCGAGGCCCGTTAG
- a CDS encoding transglycosylase SLT domain-containing protein: protein MSKGWWWLVAGAVVVAAWAARGGDSPSPEAASRPSTSATPQAQPTKPTKPTATEKPSPTAAAPNAQRDDWFNNYDPAEFAVPVRKYAGKAGISSQLLMAILYNEAYKPHDPQLERSWQHIKEDSAFGIANMHRAAFDDTKRGRFSKRQWEELPDHPDLAIEAAAWHLHDLARRLPDRRTSKFSKDELLALGYNTGAGNMRAFATGATPGAQAQSYLDNLHENWDKAAKAVK, encoded by the coding sequence GTGAGTAAGGGCTGGTGGTGGCTCGTGGCGGGCGCGGTGGTCGTCGCGGCGTGGGCTGCGCGTGGGGGAGACTCGCCTTCCCCGGAGGCTGCTTCCCGGCCCAGTACGTCGGCTACGCCTCAGGCTCAGCCTACGAAGCCGACGAAGCCGACTGCCACGGAGAAGCCGAGTCCGACGGCGGCGGCCCCGAATGCGCAGCGGGACGACTGGTTCAACAACTACGATCCGGCGGAGTTCGCGGTACCGGTTCGGAAGTACGCGGGCAAGGCCGGGATCAGCAGTCAGTTGCTGATGGCAATCTTGTACAACGAGGCGTACAAGCCGCACGATCCGCAGTTGGAGCGGTCCTGGCAGCACATCAAGGAAGACTCCGCGTTCGGGATCGCCAACATGCATCGGGCGGCCTTCGACGACACCAAGCGTGGGCGGTTCAGTAAGCGGCAGTGGGAAGAGCTGCCCGATCATCCCGACCTTGCGATCGAGGCAGCCGCCTGGCATCTCCATGACCTGGCCAGGCGACTGCCGGACCGGCGTACCAGCAAGTTCAGCAAAGACGAATTGCTTGCCCTGGGCTACAACACGGGTGCGGGGAATATGCGGGCCTTCGCGACCGGTGCCACCCCGGGTGCTCAAGCGCAGTCGTACCTCGACAACCTGCACGAGAACTGGGACAAAGCCGCGAAGGCCGTCAAGTAG
- a CDS encoding chitobiase/beta-hexosaminidase C-terminal domain-containing protein: MIPTPVQTRRRRMRWRAAIVALVLAVCSTLLVGGVATAADDYTQSATSLNSTQAQIAFTPTTAALYVDVHYIVTGQGQQNFRMDLSGGTWRKTVGGLSSGSVIDYWFTYEKSGPQYDTPHFSYTHGGTTPPQTVATPTFSPAGGNYTSAQTVTISTSTAGSTIRYTVDGSTPTASSTLYSGPISVPTSRTINAIGLKSGLTNSAVGSASYTIGSVPTGCTTQPDVPNFGPNTRIFDPGMSAATIQAQLDTDFNNQKDTLTAQMANRRVAHLFKPGAYSVHDDVGYYTSVAGLGQNPGDVVINGAITVDAFNASDQGVALQNFWRSAENMAVNPVGGSDRWAVAQAAPFRRMDIRGNLQLYPASYGFASGGYIADTKVSGQTASISQQQWYTRDSNLGSWAGGVWNMVFSGTTGAPATTFPNPPETTLATTPVSRDVPYLYIDGAGKYRVFTPSLRTNASGASWANGSTPGTSIPMSQFYVVKGGDTASSINSALAAGCNLFFTPGVYHLNQTLNVTRANTVVLGIGYPTLIPDGGVNAMQVADVDGVRIKGLLFDAGTTNSAALLTVGPSGSSAGHAANPTTLQDVFFRIGGSIAGHATTSLVVNSNNVIIDHIWAWRADHGNAGTWGWTQATADTGLLVNGNNVLASGLFVEHYQKSQVIWNGQGGKTIFFQNEMPYDVPNQASWNRPGGKAGYPAYKVGDNVTSHEAWGLGSYNFFNVNPSVSAYNAFEVPNNANVRFHSLCTVSLNYQGVITHVINDTGAVTPPGTVPVNVVNYP, from the coding sequence GTGATACCCACCCCTGTCCAAACCCGCCGACGCCGTATGCGCTGGCGCGCGGCGATCGTCGCGCTCGTCCTGGCCGTCTGCTCGACCCTCCTGGTGGGCGGCGTAGCGACGGCGGCCGACGACTACACCCAGTCGGCTACCTCGCTGAACTCGACGCAGGCCCAGATCGCGTTCACCCCGACCACGGCAGCCCTGTACGTCGATGTCCACTACATCGTCACCGGACAGGGCCAGCAGAACTTCCGGATGGACCTGTCCGGCGGCACCTGGCGCAAGACGGTCGGCGGCCTTTCATCGGGCAGCGTGATCGACTACTGGTTCACGTACGAGAAGAGCGGACCGCAGTACGACACTCCGCACTTCAGCTACACGCACGGCGGTACGACCCCGCCGCAGACGGTCGCGACGCCGACCTTCTCGCCGGCCGGTGGCAACTACACCTCCGCCCAGACCGTGACGATCTCCACCTCCACCGCGGGCTCCACGATCCGCTACACGGTCGACGGCTCCACCCCGACCGCGTCCTCGACCCTGTACTCCGGGCCGATCAGCGTGCCCACGTCGCGGACGATCAACGCGATCGGCCTCAAGTCGGGCCTGACGAACTCGGCCGTCGGCAGCGCGTCGTACACGATCGGCTCGGTACCGACCGGGTGCACGACGCAGCCCGACGTACCGAACTTCGGCCCGAACACGCGCATCTTCGACCCGGGCATGTCGGCCGCGACCATCCAGGCCCAGCTCGACACGGACTTCAACAACCAGAAGGACACGCTGACCGCGCAGATGGCCAACCGCCGGGTCGCGCACCTGTTCAAGCCCGGCGCGTACAGCGTGCACGACGACGTCGGCTACTACACCTCGGTCGCCGGCCTCGGCCAGAACCCCGGCGACGTGGTCATCAACGGCGCGATCACGGTCGACGCCTTCAACGCCTCCGACCAGGGCGTGGCCCTGCAGAACTTCTGGCGGTCCGCCGAGAACATGGCCGTGAACCCGGTCGGCGGCTCGGATCGCTGGGCGGTCGCGCAGGCAGCGCCGTTCCGCCGGATGGACATCCGCGGCAACCTGCAGCTCTACCCGGCCAGCTATGGCTTCGCCAGCGGCGGCTACATCGCCGACACGAAGGTGTCCGGCCAGACGGCGTCCATCTCGCAGCAGCAGTGGTACACACGGGACAGCAACCTCGGCAGCTGGGCCGGCGGCGTGTGGAACATGGTGTTCTCCGGTACTACGGGCGCTCCCGCCACCACCTTCCCGAACCCGCCCGAGACGACCCTCGCCACCACGCCGGTCTCGCGGGACGTGCCCTACCTCTACATCGATGGCGCTGGGAAGTACCGGGTGTTCACGCCGTCGCTGCGGACCAACGCCTCGGGCGCCAGCTGGGCGAACGGCTCGACTCCGGGGACGTCGATCCCGATGAGCCAGTTCTACGTGGTCAAGGGTGGCGACACCGCGTCGTCCATCAACTCGGCCCTCGCGGCAGGCTGCAACCTGTTCTTCACGCCGGGCGTCTACCACCTCAACCAGACGCTCAACGTGACGCGGGCCAACACTGTTGTCCTCGGCATCGGTTACCCGACGCTGATCCCCGACGGCGGCGTGAACGCGATGCAGGTCGCGGACGTCGACGGCGTACGGATCAAGGGCCTGCTGTTCGACGCCGGTACGACGAACAGCGCCGCGCTGCTGACCGTCGGGCCGTCGGGCTCATCGGCTGGTCACGCGGCGAACCCGACCACGCTGCAGGACGTGTTCTTCCGGATCGGCGGCTCGATCGCCGGCCACGCGACCACGAGCCTTGTGGTCAACAGCAACAACGTGATCATCGACCACATCTGGGCCTGGCGGGCCGACCACGGCAACGCGGGCACCTGGGGCTGGACGCAGGCCACCGCGGACACCGGATTGCTTGTCAACGGCAACAACGTGCTGGCGAGCGGGTTGTTCGTCGAGCACTACCAGAAGTCCCAGGTGATCTGGAACGGGCAGGGCGGCAAGACGATCTTCTTCCAGAACGAGATGCCGTACGACGTACCGAACCAGGCGAGCTGGAACCGGCCTGGCGGGAAGGCGGGCTATCCGGCGTACAAGGTCGGCGACAACGTCACCTCGCACGAGGCCTGGGGACTGGGGAGCTACAACTTCTTCAACGTCAACCCGTCCGTCAGCGCCTACAACGCCTTCGAGGTACCCAACAACGCCAATGTCCGCTTCCACAGCCTCTGCACGGTCTCCCTCAACTACCAGGGCGTGATCACCCACGTCATCAACGACACCGGAGCAGTCACTCCGCCCGGCACCGTGCCGGTCAACGTGGTGAACTACCCCTAG